The following are encoded together in the Acaryochloris sp. CCMEE 5410 genome:
- the istB gene encoding IS21-like element helper ATPase IstB, translating into MQATIEQLQHMKLTGLLEAWREQQAMPTYHDLSFDERLALMVEREYIRRQNQRMQRRLRQARLPVHATLDAVDFDVPRGLRKIQFLEFAQGHWLQEKLSLIILGPTGVGKSFLAAVLAHHLCKQGHSVRYIKTADLVLELKLAKGDGSYPKLRKQLAAYDLLVLDEWLRDPLSVFEAREVLDILDERFRKASCLFATQMPLEQWHAQIQDPTLADAILDRIIHDAMKVSLRGESMRKLTSRLTLKPEGELSIDRSDEEETTRETNSISKPKTQKEKRNEKKEGQMDE; encoded by the coding sequence ATGCAAGCAACGATTGAACAACTGCAACACATGAAGCTCACGGGTCTCTTGGAGGCTTGGCGAGAACAACAGGCGATGCCCACCTATCATGATCTGTCCTTCGATGAACGACTGGCTTTGATGGTGGAGCGCGAATACATCCGACGTCAGAATCAACGGATGCAGCGCCGACTCAGGCAAGCTCGACTGCCGGTGCACGCCACCCTAGATGCAGTAGATTTCGATGTCCCTAGAGGACTGCGTAAGATCCAGTTCCTTGAATTTGCTCAAGGTCATTGGCTCCAAGAAAAGTTGTCATTGATCATCCTCGGGCCGACAGGTGTGGGCAAGTCTTTCTTGGCGGCCGTACTAGCCCATCATTTGTGTAAGCAAGGCCATAGCGTGCGCTATATCAAAACTGCTGATCTGGTGCTGGAGTTGAAGTTGGCCAAAGGAGATGGGTCTTATCCCAAACTCCGAAAACAATTAGCGGCCTACGACCTACTGGTGCTGGATGAATGGCTCAGAGATCCTTTGTCTGTCTTTGAAGCGAGAGAAGTGCTCGATATCTTAGACGAGCGGTTTCGCAAAGCCTCCTGCTTATTTGCCACGCAAATGCCCCTGGAGCAATGGCACGCACAAATTCAAGATCCCACCCTGGCTGATGCCATCCTGGACCGGATTATCCATGATGCGATGAAGGTCTCACTCCGAGGAGAATCAATGAGGAAATTGACCAGCAGACTGACCCTGAAGCCAGAAGGAGAACTGAGTATTGACCGTTCAGATGAGGAGGAAACAACGAGAGAAACAAACTCTATATCTAAGCCCAAAACACAAAAGGAGAAGAGGAATGAAAAAAAG